A section of the Castanea sativa cultivar Marrone di Chiusa Pesio chromosome 12, ASM4071231v1 genome encodes:
- the LOC142621371 gene encoding disease resistance protein RPV1-like, protein MRDFVKALDDKRINTFIENDLRREEEILEELLRAMEMAVIFIIVISENFAFSTWCLNEFVKILECKRNDQLVLPIFYKVDPVEICSPNGNFGVALAKHEKFEENMENVQRWKAALNEVASLPGLHYNDESIKSKFIQGIAGGISSRKLNYMRLIIAQYLAGLDSCVEDITSFLDRWSNDVLMLEIHGHAGVDITTTAKTVYNKIAGNFEGSIFLENDRGKSGTTDAIIQLQIFLRSLGLNVNTNMLGP, encoded by the exons ATGCGTGATTTTGTTAAGGCATTGGATGACAAGCGTATCAAcacttttattgaaaatgacCTTCGGAGGGAAGAGGAAATTTTAGAGGAACTTTTAAGAGCCATGGAAATGGCAGTCATATTTATTATCGTCATCTCTGAAAACTTTGCATTCTCCACTTGGTGTTTAAATGAATTTGTCAAGATTCTTGAGTGTAAAAGAAATGACCAGTTGGTCTTACCGATTTTCTACAAAGTGGATCCAGTAGAAATATGCAGTCCTAACGGAAATTTTGGTGTTGCCCTAGCTAAGCATGAAAAAtttgaggaaaatatggaaaatgTTCAAAGGTGGAAAGCAGCTCTAAATGAAGTGGCTAGTTTGCCCGGATTGCATTACAACGATGA AAGCATCAAATCTAAATTTATCCAAGGAATTGCGGGAGGAATATCGAgtagaaaattaaattacatgCGGCTGATTATTGCTCAATACTTGGCTGGACTAGATTCTTGCGTAGAGGACATAACATCGTTTTTGGACAGGTGGTCAAATGATGTTCTGATGCTAGAAATTCATGGCCATGCTGGAGTAGATATAACAACAACTGCAAAGACTGTTTATAACAAAATTGCTGGTAATTTTGAAGGAAGCATCTTCCTGGAGAATGACAGAGGCAAGTCAGGCACAACTGATGCCATTATCCAACTACAAATCTTTTTGAGATCTTTGGGATTGAATGTGAATACGAATATGTTAGGGCCTTAA